In one window of Paraflavitalea soli DNA:
- the ftsH gene encoding ATP-dependent zinc metalloprotease FtsH, translating to MSQDESRQNERGFPRLRPRGEDNGQRKGPKFNIYWVWAIIFAVLVAFQLFGSFAPDAKEIDELEFYQMLEKGDIDKLTTITNKNLIRITLTQGGYQKYKDQLSKKWPGVSEKGPHFEFRVIKAEEFKKELNTWYKDHPTIKEVPNKPAQEGEWFTSIIQFLLPLVVIILIWVMLMRKMGGGAGGSSGPGGIFNIGKSRATLFDKGTKVNINFSDVAGLDEAKVEVMEIVDFLKNPKKYTALGGKIPKGALLVGPPGTGKTLLAKAMAGEAQVPFFSMSGSDFVELFVGVGASRVRDLFKQAREKAPCIIFIDEIDAIGRARGKNAMMSNDERESTLNQLLVEMDGFSGESGIIVLAATNRPDVLDSALLRPGRFDRQISIDKPDLKGREHIFKVHLKPIKISEKVDIYKLAEQTPGFAGADIANICNEAALIAARKGKQSVEMEDFQDAVDRVIGGLEKKNKIISPDEKKIIAYHEAGHAICGWFLEHAYPLLKVTIVPRGVAALGYAQYTPKEQYLYNTDQLTDQICMTLGGRASEDIFFGKISTGAQNDLQQITRIAYSMITVYGMNDKVGNVSFYDPAAENSFTKPYSEETSRLIDDEVRKLIEEAYGKTKALLLEKKAQVEKLAEALLSKEVLFQSDVEALIGKRPYGEKKILDVDGNPSHGAEESSISEGVPPYDSNVTNHPAT from the coding sequence ATGTCACAGGACGAGTCAAGACAGAATGAACGCGGTTTCCCCCGCCTACGCCCACGCGGTGAAGACAATGGCCAACGTAAAGGCCCGAAATTCAATATCTACTGGGTTTGGGCAATCATATTTGCTGTACTGGTAGCCTTTCAGTTATTCGGTTCTTTTGCCCCTGATGCCAAAGAGATCGATGAACTGGAGTTTTACCAGATGCTGGAGAAAGGCGATATTGATAAGTTGACCACGATCACCAATAAGAATCTTATCCGGATCACGCTCACACAGGGAGGTTATCAGAAATACAAGGACCAGTTATCTAAAAAATGGCCTGGTGTATCTGAAAAAGGCCCTCACTTTGAATTTCGCGTTATTAAAGCCGAAGAATTCAAGAAAGAGTTGAATACCTGGTATAAGGATCACCCTACTATTAAAGAAGTTCCTAATAAACCTGCCCAGGAAGGCGAATGGTTTACCTCCATTATCCAGTTCCTGCTTCCGCTGGTGGTTATTATCCTTATCTGGGTAATGCTGATGCGTAAGATGGGCGGCGGTGCTGGCGGCAGCAGCGGTCCGGGTGGTATCTTCAACATTGGTAAATCAAGAGCTACTTTATTTGATAAAGGCACCAAGGTCAATATCAACTTCTCTGATGTAGCAGGACTTGATGAGGCGAAAGTAGAAGTGATGGAGATCGTAGACTTCTTAAAGAATCCCAAAAAGTATACTGCACTGGGTGGTAAGATACCCAAGGGAGCCTTACTGGTAGGCCCTCCGGGTACTGGTAAAACCTTGCTGGCCAAAGCTATGGCCGGTGAAGCGCAGGTTCCTTTCTTCTCCATGAGTGGTTCTGATTTCGTAGAATTGTTTGTAGGGGTGGGCGCCAGCCGTGTAAGGGACCTGTTCAAACAGGCCCGTGAAAAAGCACCCTGTATCATATTCATCGATGAAATTGACGCCATTGGCCGTGCACGTGGTAAAAATGCCATGATGAGCAATGACGAGCGTGAAAGCACGCTCAACCAGTTGCTGGTGGAAATGGATGGTTTCAGCGGTGAGAGCGGTATCATTGTACTGGCAGCCACCAACCGTCCGGATGTACTGGATTCGGCGCTGTTGCGCCCCGGTCGTTTTGATCGTCAGATATCGATCGATAAGCCCGATCTGAAAGGCCGTGAACATATCTTTAAAGTGCATCTGAAGCCGATCAAGATCTCTGAAAAAGTAGATATCTATAAACTGGCTGAGCAGACCCCCGGATTTGCGGGTGCTGATATTGCCAATATCTGTAACGAAGCTGCCCTGATAGCCGCCCGTAAAGGCAAGCAATCGGTGGAAATGGAAGATTTCCAGGATGCAGTAGACAGGGTAATTGGTGGTCTGGAAAAGAAGAATAAGATCATTTCTCCTGATGAGAAAAAGATCATTGCCTACCACGAAGCAGGTCATGCTATCTGCGGATGGTTCCTGGAGCATGCCTATCCGCTGCTGAAAGTGACCATCGTACCGAGAGGGGTGGCTGCACTGGGCTATGCACAATACACACCGAAAGAACAATACCTGTACAATACGGACCAACTGACAGATCAGATCTGTATGACATTGGGCGGTCGGGCCAGCGAAGACATTTTCTTTGGCAAGATATCTACCGGTGCACAGAATGACCTGCAGCAGATCACCCGGATCGCTTATTCGATGATCACGGTGTACGGTATGAATGACAAAGTAGGTAACGTAAGCTTTTATGATCCTGCTGCGGAAAACTCCTTCACGAAACCTTATTCTGAAGAGACATCCCGCCTGATCGATGATGAAGTAAGGAAGCTGATTGAAGAAGCTTACGGTAAAACCAAGGCCTTGTTGCTGGAAAAGAAAGCACAGGTGGAAAAACTGGCAGAGGCTTTGTTAAGTAAAGAAGTATTATTCCAGAGTGATGTGGAAGCCCTTATCGGCAAGCGTCCCTATGGTGAGAAGAAAATACTGGATGTAGATGGTAATCCCAGTCATGGCGCTGAAGA
- the rsfS gene encoding ribosome silencing factor: MLATRRKRNSVARLTKNSKIFKAIIHAIQEKKGSNITSLDLRKIPEAIADFFIVCEADSTTQVKAIASFVEDHVRDAAKEAPYHHEGHQGAQWVLVDYVNVVVHIMLPETRKFYKLEEMWSDAETEEHK, translated from the coding sequence ATGTTAGCTACCCGTCGTAAGCGAAATAGTGTAGCCAGGTTAACTAAAAACTCTAAGATCTTCAAAGCTATCATCCACGCTATCCAGGAGAAAAAAGGTAGTAATATCACCTCGCTCGATCTCCGGAAAATTCCCGAAGCTATTGCTGATTTTTTTATTGTCTGTGAGGCAGACAGCACCACGCAGGTAAAAGCCATTGCCAGTTTTGTGGAAGATCATGTGCGGGACGCTGCCAAAGAGGCGCCTTACCACCATGAAGGACATCAGGGAGCACAATGGGTGTTGGTAGACTACGTTAATGTAGTGGTACATATCATGTTGCCGGAGACCCGCAAATTCTACAAATTAGAAGAAATGTGGAGTGACGCCGAGACTGAAGAACATAAATAA
- a CDS encoding biotin--[acetyl-CoA-carboxylase] ligase, whose amino-acid sequence MPHPTIGQRLIILPSVDSTNNYAMGQATAGNAGHGTVYFALEQTAGKGQRGKTWVTTIGENIMMSVVIDPHPLKTSQQFLLSAAIALGCYDFFKNYAGEETRIKWPNDIYWRDRKAGGILIESRVGSEDWQWSIAGMGININQTQFASQALRPVSLKQITGKTYDINALARELCTSLENRYQAIRHPAQLLANYEQALYKLHQTVKLKKASGVFETTIQGVTPSGQLITRDTLERHFDVGEVEWVIRD is encoded by the coding sequence TTGCCACATCCCACTATCGGCCAACGGCTTATTATATTGCCGTCTGTAGACAGCACCAACAACTATGCCATGGGCCAGGCAACTGCCGGGAATGCCGGTCACGGAACGGTGTATTTTGCCCTGGAACAGACTGCCGGCAAGGGTCAGCGCGGTAAAACCTGGGTCACCACCATCGGCGAAAACATCATGATGAGCGTGGTAATTGACCCCCACCCCTTGAAAACCAGCCAACAATTCCTCCTTTCTGCAGCTATTGCCCTCGGTTGTTATGATTTCTTTAAAAATTATGCCGGGGAGGAAACCCGTATCAAATGGCCCAATGATATTTACTGGCGTGACAGAAAGGCAGGGGGAATTTTGATAGAATCAAGGGTGGGAAGCGAGGACTGGCAATGGTCCATCGCCGGCATGGGTATCAACATCAACCAAACACAGTTTGCATCCCAGGCCCTCCGGCCCGTTTCTCTGAAGCAAATAACAGGTAAAACCTACGATATCAATGCATTGGCCAGGGAGCTCTGTACCTCCCTCGAAAACCGCTACCAGGCCATCCGGCATCCCGCACAGCTATTGGCCAATTACGAGCAGGCCTTGTACAAATTACACCAGACTGTAAAACTGAAAAAAGCATCCGGCGTTTTCGAGACCACCATTCAAGGCGTCACCCCTTCCGGGCAATTGATCACCCGCGATACCCTGGAACGACACTTCGATGTAGGCGAAGTAGAATGGGTGATCAGGGATTGA
- a CDS encoding LVIVD repeat-containing protein, which translates to MKTTAALFFLALFLSACDTNINSPDSPEEIKAYVPVYATTSLLNDVTIAPVRPTQKAGKIYTYGNYIFQNEMNEGIHIIDKSQAQPRKIAFLKIPYSTEIAVKGNYLYTNSVSDMLVIDITNPQQPTVVKRIKDAFPAIDQEHPPFSNVYFECVDPSKGIVVDWALKTIKRPNCRR; encoded by the coding sequence ATGAAAACAACTGCTGCCTTGTTTTTCCTGGCTCTGTTCTTATCCGCTTGTGATACGAATATTAATTCCCCGGATTCCCCTGAAGAAATAAAGGCTTACGTACCAGTATACGCTACCACTTCCCTACTGAACGATGTCACAATTGCACCCGTACGCCCTACCCAAAAAGCAGGTAAGATCTATACCTATGGAAACTATATTTTCCAAAATGAAATGAACGAGGGCATACACATTATCGACAAGTCGCAGGCCCAACCCAGGAAAATTGCCTTCCTAAAGATCCCCTATAGCACCGAAATAGCTGTAAAAGGCAATTACCTATACACCAATAGCGTCAGCGATATGCTGGTGATCGACATTACCAATCCCCAGCAGCCAACCGTAGTAAAAAGAATTAAAGATGCATTTCCTGCTATTGATCAGGAACACCCCCCTTTTTCCAATGTGTATTTTGAATGCGTCGATCCTTCAAAAGGTATTGTAGTCGATTGGGCACTGAAGACCATAAAGAGACCCAATTGCAGGCGTTAA
- a CDS encoding LVIVD repeat-containing protein, with translation MRKHIIYTIVLITVCLASLQCTKDTAKAFTPGTGQGGSLARFAIAGNYLYTVDKEKLRVFNISNAAEPILKTTVNIGFEIETIYPFKDKLFIGSTSVVYIFSIENPEQPQKLSTAISPEVIRRCDPVVAKDNVAFATLRTSGPCGGTQSILAVYDITDITKPVQKATYPIAEPYGLGYAEDALYVCDKDSLMVFDISKPFQPKFITSVKDGSFVDVIPASNTLICWVKNGIILYDISNPFTPQLITKIN, from the coding sequence TTGAGAAAGCATATTATATACACCATCGTTCTGATAACCGTTTGCCTGGCCTCCCTGCAATGCACAAAAGATACCGCCAAAGCCTTTACCCCTGGCACCGGCCAGGGTGGTTCTTTAGCCCGCTTTGCCATTGCCGGCAATTACCTGTATACAGTAGACAAAGAAAAACTACGTGTATTCAATATTAGCAACGCCGCCGAGCCAATTTTGAAAACCACCGTTAACATCGGCTTTGAAATTGAGACCATCTACCCCTTCAAAGACAAACTATTCATTGGCTCCACCAGCGTGGTGTATATTTTCTCTATCGAAAATCCCGAGCAGCCTCAAAAATTAAGTACCGCTATCTCACCTGAAGTCATAAGACGTTGCGATCCCGTGGTAGCAAAAGACAACGTGGCATTTGCCACCCTGCGTACCAGCGGGCCATGTGGAGGAACTCAAAGCATATTAGCCGTCTACGACATCACAGATATTACCAAACCGGTTCAAAAAGCCACCTATCCCATTGCCGAACCTTATGGCCTGGGCTATGCCGAGGATGCCCTCTATGTTTGCGACAAGGACAGTTTAATGGTATTTGATATTTCAAAACCCTTTCAACCAAAATTTATAACCAGTGTGAAAGATGGCTCCTTTGTAGATGTTATACCGGCCTCCAATACACTCATCTGTTGGGTGAAAAATGGCATCATCTTATATGATATTTCTAACCCATTCACCCCTCAGCTCATTACAAAGATCAATTAA
- a CDS encoding DUF3575 domain-containing protein, producing the protein MPPKTIVLSFILLCWIGNTFARQRNTVILPKGTLFLRINPLGLIDPIDQNISTGAEYRFHQKWSAAVDAAWIFHSSNLQNQQSSNGFIVRPAVRKYFSRQLNHYVEAEFHYKYLASPMEDWVGRNVVNGIPAYEEYRKFRYIKEVAGLQVKLGVQECLVQKKWLWIELYVGFGVRKKWQRAQLPPGSSYTFLRRMFNEDPNQSNTIFPAFPGGVRLLFKIK; encoded by the coding sequence ATGCCCCCGAAAACCATTGTCCTTTCGTTCATCCTGCTTTGTTGGATAGGTAATACTTTTGCCCGGCAACGGAATACTGTTATCCTCCCCAAAGGCACCCTCTTTTTACGGATCAACCCATTGGGCCTGATTGACCCCATAGATCAAAATATCTCAACAGGAGCAGAATACAGGTTCCATCAAAAATGGTCGGCAGCAGTAGACGCCGCCTGGATCTTTCATTCCAGTAATTTGCAAAACCAGCAATCCTCCAATGGTTTTATTGTAAGGCCCGCAGTGAGAAAATATTTTAGCCGGCAATTAAATCATTATGTAGAAGCAGAGTTCCATTATAAATATCTAGCCAGCCCCATGGAGGACTGGGTAGGCAGAAATGTAGTAAATGGCATACCAGCCTATGAAGAATATAGAAAATTCAGGTATATCAAAGAAGTAGCCGGATTACAGGTCAAACTAGGCGTACAGGAATGCCTCGTACAAAAGAAATGGCTTTGGATAGAACTCTATGTAGGATTTGGAGTAAGAAAAAAATGGCAGCGTGCACAGCTGCCACCCGGTTCTTCTTATACCTTTCTGCGACGGATGTTCAATGAAGATCCCAATCAAAGCAATACCATTTTCCCTGCCTTTCCAGGTGGAGTAAGGCTTTTATTCAAAATAAAGTGA